One Deinococcus planocerae DNA segment encodes these proteins:
- a CDS encoding peptidoglycan DD-metalloendopeptidase family protein yields the protein MTLALLWPGSALAATVTVQPGDTLTRLAVRHGTTEQALVQANPTLRTGALIAGARLNLPSAPPPHAWTVRRGDTLSLIARRQGTTLTALLAANPGLDPRRPLLVGQRLTLPSQRTITRQTSTPTVRAASIRVTPVLPVQGRVTTPFLERHPSVDLAAPVGTPVRAARPGVVTESRFDAQSGWGWTVVVDHGDGMLTRYSHNSENLAQVGARVEAGQVIARVGSTGNSTGPHLDYRVTVQGVPVDPLSLD from the coding sequence TTGACCCTCGCCCTGCTGTGGCCCGGCTCCGCACTGGCGGCGACCGTTACGGTGCAACCGGGCGACACCCTGACCCGACTCGCGGTGCGGCACGGCACCACCGAGCAAGCCCTGGTCCAGGCCAACCCCACGCTGCGGACGGGGGCCCTGATCGCGGGGGCGCGCCTGAACCTGCCGTCCGCTCCGCCCCCGCACGCGTGGACCGTGCGGCGGGGCGACACGCTCTCCCTGATCGCGCGGCGCCAGGGCACGACGCTCACGGCGCTGCTCGCGGCCAACCCGGGGCTCGATCCCAGGCGCCCGCTGCTCGTCGGACAGCGCCTCACCCTGCCCTCGCAGCGGACGATCACGCGCCAGACGAGCACCCCCACGGTGCGTGCGGCGTCCATTCGGGTGACGCCCGTGCTGCCGGTGCAGGGCCGCGTCACCACCCCCTTTCTCGAACGCCACCCGAGCGTGGACCTGGCGGCGCCCGTGGGCACGCCTGTCCGGGCCGCCCGGCCAGGGGTGGTGACCGAGTCCCGTTTCGACGCCCAGAGCGGGTGGGGCTGGACCGTCGTCGTCGACCACGGTGACGGCATGTTGACCCGCTACAGCCACAACAGCGAGAACCTGGCCCAGGTGGGAGCGCGCGTGGAGGCCGGGCAGGTCATCGCGCGCGTGGGCAGTACCGGCAACAGCACGGGACCTCACCTGGATTACCGGGTGACGGTCCAGGGGGTGCCCGTCGACCCGTTGAGTCTGGACTGA
- a CDS encoding DUF305 domain-containing protein — protein MKRNSLLIGGTAALLTGIALAQGSMGGMDHSQMSGGSMSGMTMQMDMSGLEKLQGKAFDRAFLSMMIPHHQAAVDMSRAVLPLSKDATVKTWANTIIKDQNREIAQMNTLLKAYGGSDASMANMMKSGMSGMADAVKKARNPDVGFVQGMLPHHSSAIDMAQLALEKSSDARVLKLARDIVTAQAGEMYDFRLWLNKRGA, from the coding sequence GTGAAGCGGAATTCTCTTTTGATCGGCGGCACGGCCGCCCTGTTAACCGGAATCGCCCTTGCCCAGGGCAGCATGGGCGGCATGGACCACAGCCAGATGTCCGGCGGCAGCATGTCCGGGATGACCATGCAGATGGACATGAGCGGCCTCGAGAAGCTCCAGGGCAAGGCGTTCGACCGCGCGTTCCTCAGCATGATGATCCCGCACCACCAGGCGGCCGTGGACATGTCCCGGGCCGTCCTGCCGCTGAGCAAGGACGCCACGGTGAAGACCTGGGCGAACACCATCATCAAGGACCAGAACCGTGAGATCGCGCAGATGAACACGCTGCTGAAGGCCTACGGGGGCAGCGACGCGAGCATGGCCAACATGATGAAGAGCGGCATGAGCGGCATGGCCGACGCGGTGAAAAAGGCCAGGAACCCGGACGTGGGCTTCGTGCAGGGCATGCTGCCCCACCACTCCTCGGCCATCGACATGGCGCAGCTGGCGCTGGAGAAGAGCAGCGACGCCCGCGTCCTCAAGCTGGCGCGGGACATCGTCACGGCGCAGGCCGGAGAGATGTACGACTTCCGCCTGTGGTTGAACAAGCGCGGCGCGTAA
- the lgt gene encoding prolipoprotein diacylglyceryl transferase, which translates to MDPVFLKIGSFTIAWYGVLITLGIVLGVWVGTRMARQRGLNVNLFNDMILWMIVWGLVGARLVFVLTSWGQFAGTPFPRILLDIVNLRAGGISIHGGLIGGILVLIYYTRRYRLNFYEYADLCVPGVAFGIIGGRIGNIMNGTDTVGRVTGWPIGYRWPDSARAFHDGMCVRNPNSDMDLSRYCQEIGGQLVMTAPVHFTQLYGVIIGIILSVAAFFWLRSRKAGWAFWQFWLWYSILRAGIEETFRLNPLPLKVYLNQGLQAPGIGLFTDTHLISIPLIIVSILMLLRIRNRPDTRPAGRLVSPSSPTTKPTPVERP; encoded by the coding sequence ATGGACCCAGTATTCCTCAAGATCGGCAGCTTCACGATTGCCTGGTACGGCGTGCTGATCACGCTCGGCATCGTCCTCGGCGTGTGGGTGGGCACGCGAATGGCCCGGCAGCGCGGCCTGAACGTGAACCTCTTCAACGACATGATCCTGTGGATGATCGTCTGGGGCCTCGTCGGCGCCCGGCTCGTCTTCGTGCTGACCTCATGGGGGCAGTTCGCGGGAACTCCCTTTCCGCGCATTCTCCTCGACATCGTCAACTTGCGGGCGGGCGGCATCTCCATCCACGGCGGCCTGATCGGCGGCATCCTGGTCCTGATCTACTACACCCGGCGGTACCGGCTCAATTTCTACGAGTACGCCGACCTGTGCGTGCCGGGGGTGGCCTTCGGCATCATCGGCGGGCGCATCGGCAACATCATGAACGGGACGGACACGGTCGGGCGGGTCACGGGCTGGCCTATCGGCTACCGCTGGCCCGACTCGGCGCGCGCCTTCCACGACGGCATGTGCGTGCGTAACCCCAACTCCGACATGGACCTCTCGCGCTACTGCCAGGAGATCGGCGGGCAGCTCGTGATGACGGCGCCCGTCCACTTCACCCAGCTTTACGGGGTGATCATCGGGATCATCCTCTCGGTCGCCGCCTTCTTCTGGCTGCGGTCGCGCAAGGCGGGGTGGGCCTTCTGGCAGTTCTGGCTGTGGTACTCCATCCTGCGCGCCGGGATCGAGGAGACTTTCCGCCTCAACCCCCTGCCCCTCAAGGTCTACCTCAACCAGGGGCTCCAGGCACCGGGCATCGGCCTGTTCACCGACACGCACCTGATCAGCATCCCCCTGATCATCGTCAGCATCCTGATGCTGCTGCGGATTCGCAACCGGCCGGACACGCGACCGGCTGGCCGCTTGGTCAGCCCCTCTTCCCCAACAACCAAACCCACCCCCGTGGAGCGCCCATGA
- a CDS encoding response regulator transcription factor encodes MATVLIVDDDPAILEVLTAYLVAEGHSVETEDDGLAALPRLARADVAILDWMLPGMTGVELTAHARREHPQLPVLLLTARGEEEDRLRGLNAGADDYVVKPFSPREVVARVRALLRRVGVQDRIEAGPLVMNLRSRAVTLHGQPLALSRTEFDLLATLAQHPGLVWSRERLMERVWGPDYPGVTRVVDVHITAVRRKLGDDADAPTFIETVRGLGYRFRED; translated from the coding sequence ATGGCCACGGTGCTGATCGTGGACGACGACCCGGCGATCCTGGAGGTGCTCACGGCCTACCTGGTGGCGGAGGGCCACAGCGTGGAGACCGAGGACGACGGGCTGGCGGCGCTGCCCCGGCTCGCCCGCGCCGACGTCGCCATCCTCGACTGGATGCTGCCCGGCATGACCGGCGTGGAACTCACCGCCCACGCCCGGCGGGAGCACCCCCAACTGCCGGTCCTGCTCCTGACCGCCCGGGGCGAGGAGGAGGACCGTCTCAGGGGCCTGAACGCCGGGGCGGACGATTACGTCGTCAAGCCCTTCAGCCCCCGCGAGGTGGTGGCCCGCGTCCGCGCCCTGCTGCGCCGGGTCGGGGTGCAGGACCGCATCGAGGCCGGGCCGCTGGTGATGAACCTCAGGAGCCGCGCCGTCACGCTGCACGGCCAGCCGCTGGCGCTCTCCCGCACCGAGTTCGACCTGCTCGCCACCCTGGCGCAGCACCCGGGGCTGGTCTGGTCCCGCGAGCGGCTGATGGAGCGGGTGTGGGGCCCCGACTACCCGGGCGTGACGCGGGTGGTGGACGTGCACATCACCGCCGTGCGCCGCAAGCTGGGGGACGACGCGGACGCGCCCACCTTCATCGAGACGGTGCGCGGGCTGGGGTACCGTTTCCGGGAGGACTGA
- a CDS encoding sensor histidine kinase: MRLFPRLLLNHLMCVAVTAAVLLLAAEVTAQPFIRHHVEQMVDLIGPRGTSLRGDLTHGMRDTLTRALLAALPLALLVATGIAWASARRVTASVRALQSGSGAIASGEYARRLPEAGQDELADLARSFNRMAGTLERVEQTRVELIGNVAHELRTPVSAVRGYAEAAQDGVLPAGQALAAIAREVAGMERLVQDLSLVSRVEAGRVELKVGDVPLAELFSQAQDRFALAFEDRGIAFQVDVPPGPLTVRADPERAQQILANLLRNALRHTPPGGTVRVSAQAEATTVAVSVADTGGGIAPEHLERVFERFFRADPARTPGEGSGVGLTIARGLARAMGGELGVRSGPGQGSTFTWTVRRA; this comes from the coding sequence ATGCGCCTGTTTCCCCGCCTGCTGCTCAACCACCTGATGTGCGTCGCGGTGACCGCCGCCGTGCTGCTCCTGGCGGCCGAGGTGACCGCCCAGCCCTTTATCCGGCACCACGTGGAGCAGATGGTCGACCTGATTGGGCCGCGGGGGACCAGCCTGCGCGGGGACCTGACCCACGGCATGCGCGATACCCTGACGCGCGCCCTGCTCGCGGCCCTGCCGCTGGCCCTGCTGGTCGCGACCGGGATCGCCTGGGCCTCCGCCCGGCGGGTCACCGCGTCGGTGCGCGCCTTGCAGTCGGGCAGCGGCGCCATCGCCAGCGGGGAGTACGCCCGGCGGCTGCCGGAGGCCGGGCAGGACGAACTCGCCGACCTCGCGCGCAGCTTCAACCGCATGGCGGGCACCCTGGAACGGGTCGAGCAGACGCGGGTCGAGCTGATCGGGAACGTCGCCCACGAGCTGCGCACCCCCGTCAGCGCCGTGCGCGGCTACGCCGAGGCGGCCCAGGACGGCGTCCTGCCCGCCGGACAGGCCCTTGCCGCCATCGCGCGGGAGGTGGCGGGGATGGAGCGGCTGGTGCAGGACCTCAGCCTGGTGAGCCGGGTGGAGGCCGGTCGGGTGGAGCTGAAGGTGGGCGACGTGCCCCTGGCCGAACTCTTCTCCCAGGCCCAGGACCGCTTCGCGCTGGCCTTTGAGGACCGTGGGATCGCGTTCCAGGTGGACGTGCCCCCGGGTCCCCTGACAGTCCGGGCGGACCCCGAGCGGGCGCAGCAGATCCTCGCCAACCTGTTGCGCAACGCCCTGCGGCACACCCCACCCGGCGGAACGGTGCGGGTGTCCGCCCAGGCCGAGGCGACGACGGTCGCCGTGTCCGTCGCCGACACGGGCGGCGGCATCGCCCCGGAGCACCTGGAGCGGGTGTTCGAACGCTTTTTCCGGGCGGACCCGGCCCGGACCCCGGGCGAGGGGAGCGGGGTGGGCCTGACCATCGCCCGGGGGCTCGCCCGGGCGATGGGGGGGGAGTTGGGCGTGCGCTCGGGACCCGGACAGGGCAGCACCTTCACCTGGACGGTGCGTCGGGCCTGA
- a CDS encoding winged helix-turn-helix domain-containing protein: MPRGFELPEGFALHPERAPSREELLGRVWSGQPEVESRVVGVDVGNLRPKPGEGVILTVRGHGDRLGEVGP; this comes from the coding sequence ATGCCCAGAGGGTTCGAGCTGCCCGAAGGCTTCGCCCTCCACCCGGAGCGGGCCCCCTCGCGCGAGGAGTTGCTGGGCCGGGTGTGGTCGGGCCAGCCCGAGGTGGAGAGCCGGGTGGTGGGCGTGGATGTGGGCAACCTGCGCCCCAAGCCGGGGGAGGGCGTAATCCTCACCGTGCGCGGGCACGGCGACCGCCTCGGTGAGGTGGGGCCTTGA
- a CDS encoding sensor histidine kinase, whose product MTFRWRLTLTYAALLGLLLLIAGALSYAAFRHTLYAGLDDSLRVYAQKQAEMDLSAGRKSPHKENPALDAINRQQPVRMTVYGAGGQEVDWGPSRVGFIPGAGTFQVGSERVFVLKTPGGWIQTSQSDQGVRAALGQILRLELMGVPLLLLLALLVGYLLADRALRPVDQVSDLAARIARSGQPGERVPVAPGSDELARLTRTINDMLGKLDALLTRERLFAHASAHELRTPISVIRATASLALERERSPEAYREALAQVRDVSEDMSALTHRLMELARATRPPGGHVVNLADVTLMATELHATDAQKKHMSLEVTLNDASTTGDLGALVLAAGNLIQNAIQYGPPGSAVHVSCGADDEVARLTVQDMGPGIPQEEMLRLTQPFQRGQGTQNLGGAGLGLALVQVIVEAHGGGLELANRAEGGLRAELVFPRRA is encoded by the coding sequence TTGACCTTCCGCTGGCGGCTCACGCTGACCTACGCCGCCCTGCTGGGCCTCCTGCTCCTGATCGCGGGCGCCCTGAGCTACGCCGCGTTCCGCCACACGCTCTACGCCGGGCTGGACGACTCCCTGCGGGTCTACGCGCAGAAACAGGCTGAGATGGACCTGAGTGCCGGTCGGAAGTCGCCGCATAAGGAAAATCCCGCCCTGGACGCCATCAACCGCCAGCAACCCGTCCGCATGACGGTGTATGGCGCCGGGGGCCAGGAGGTGGACTGGGGGCCGTCCCGGGTGGGCTTCATTCCCGGGGCGGGAACGTTTCAGGTCGGTTCGGAGCGCGTCTTCGTGTTGAAGACCCCGGGGGGCTGGATTCAGACCTCCCAGTCGGACCAGGGGGTGCGCGCGGCGTTGGGGCAGATTCTGCGCCTGGAGCTGATGGGCGTGCCCCTGCTGCTGCTGCTGGCGCTCCTGGTCGGCTACCTCCTCGCCGACCGCGCGCTGCGGCCGGTCGATCAGGTCTCGGACCTCGCCGCCCGGATCGCCCGCAGCGGCCAGCCGGGCGAGCGGGTGCCCGTCGCCCCCGGCTCGGACGAACTGGCCCGGCTGACCCGCACCATCAACGACATGCTGGGCAAACTGGACGCGCTCCTGACCCGCGAGCGGCTCTTCGCGCATGCCAGCGCCCACGAGCTGCGCACCCCCATCAGCGTCATCCGCGCCACGGCCTCGCTGGCCCTGGAACGGGAGCGGTCTCCCGAGGCGTACCGCGAGGCCCTCGCCCAGGTGCGGGACGTCAGCGAGGACATGAGCGCCCTGACCCACCGGCTGATGGAGCTGGCCCGGGCCACCCGACCTCCCGGGGGCCACGTGGTGAACCTGGCGGACGTCACGCTGATGGCGACCGAACTCCACGCCACGGACGCCCAGAAGAAACACATGTCCCTGGAGGTGACGCTGAACGACGCCTCCACCACGGGGGACCTGGGCGCGCTGGTGCTGGCGGCGGGGAACCTGATCCAAAACGCCATCCAGTACGGCCCGCCGGGTTCGGCGGTCCACGTCTCCTGCGGGGCCGACGACGAGGTTGCCCGCCTGACCGTGCAGGACATGGGTCCAGGGATTCCGCAGGAAGAAATGCTGCGTCTGACGCAGCCCTTCCAGCGGGGGCAGGGGACGCAGAACCTCGGCGGCGCAGGGTTGGGGCTGGCCCTGGTCCAGGTCATTGTGGAGGCACATGGAGGCGGCCTGGAGTTGGCGAACCGTGCTGAAGGCGGCTTGCGCGCGGAACTGGTGTTCCCCCGGCGCGCGTGA
- the lnt gene encoding apolipoprotein N-acyltransferase, which produces MDDHVTFRAWRTRLNPPLLPAWPGDALGGLLLGLLFLPSPLAVLAPLPLAALHRRLARSTGGRGALGHAFVFALAFFSVHLAWLPASMADVLGPLGGLLTVLVLPAAALTWAAPLALTRAAFGPRTLLALPFAWVLLEALRARGPLAFPWGAPGYALTQTPLAQLASVGGVALLTLLVTGTASVLAGWGRRPPALLALLAVWGAGLLWGRQVTPPVPPAPRTAVLVQGAIDPRLKARGRTLDELGVYLDLTRGALRSGSADLVVWPETASPLPASDPGVLPALRGLGVPLLVGAPGDVPGQARNSAYGVDGGVTGRQDKRVLVPFGESLPFSGVLGFLYAPVLRSLGMAGLTSLTPGRLLNVLPLRDLRAGVSICYESVFGPLSRQAVRAGANLLVVISNDAWFGRGAGAEQHFQMGRLRAIETRRFLLRAGNDGVSAVVDPWGRVQFRAPRGERGAYRVAFGVSSARTPSVRYGDWVSWGSGVALLALLPLLARRRGGRPGGPEAGAP; this is translated from the coding sequence GTGGACGACCACGTCACCTTCCGCGCCTGGCGGACCCGCCTCAACCCGCCGCTCCTGCCAGCCTGGCCGGGGGACGCCCTGGGCGGCCTGCTGCTGGGCCTGCTGTTCCTGCCATCACCGCTGGCCGTGCTCGCCCCGCTGCCGCTGGCCGCGTTGCACCGCCGCCTCGCCCGCAGCACAGGGGGGCGCGGGGCCCTCGGGCACGCCTTCGTGTTCGCCCTGGCTTTTTTCAGTGTGCACCTCGCCTGGCTCCCCGCCAGCATGGCGGACGTGCTGGGGCCGCTCGGCGGCCTGCTCACCGTGCTGGTCCTGCCCGCCGCGGCGCTGACCTGGGCCGCGCCCCTGGCCCTCACCCGGGCGGCCTTCGGACCCCGCACCCTGCTCGCCCTGCCCTTCGCCTGGGTGCTCCTCGAGGCGCTGCGCGCCCGGGGTCCCCTGGCGTTTCCCTGGGGCGCGCCCGGGTACGCCCTGACCCAGACCCCGCTGGCCCAGCTTGCCAGCGTCGGCGGGGTCGCGCTGCTGACCCTGCTGGTGACCGGGACCGCCAGCGTCCTGGCCGGCTGGGGCAGGCGGCCCCCGGCCCTCCTGGCGCTGCTGGCCGTCTGGGGCGCGGGCCTGCTGTGGGGACGGCAGGTCACACCCCCCGTGCCCCCCGCCCCCCGCACGGCCGTGCTCGTGCAGGGGGCCATCGACCCGCGGCTCAAGGCCCGGGGGCGCACCCTGGACGAGCTGGGGGTCTACCTCGACCTGACGCGGGGCGCCCTGCGCTCGGGGTCGGCGGACCTGGTGGTGTGGCCCGAGACGGCCAGCCCGCTGCCCGCCTCCGACCCGGGGGTGCTGCCCGCCCTGCGGGGACTGGGGGTGCCCCTGCTGGTGGGCGCTCCGGGCGACGTGCCGGGCCAGGCGCGCAACAGCGCCTACGGGGTGGACGGGGGAGTCACGGGCCGACAGGACAAACGCGTGCTGGTACCGTTCGGGGAGAGCCTGCCCTTCTCAGGGGTGCTGGGCTTCCTCTACGCGCCGGTGCTCCGGAGCCTGGGAATGGCCGGGTTGACCAGCCTGACGCCCGGGAGGCTGCTGAACGTGCTGCCCCTGCGGGACCTGCGGGCGGGCGTCAGCATCTGTTACGAGTCGGTGTTCGGGCCGCTGAGCCGGCAGGCCGTGCGGGCGGGGGCGAACCTGCTCGTCGTGATCTCCAACGACGCGTGGTTCGGCCGGGGAGCGGGGGCGGAGCAGCACTTCCAGATGGGCCGCCTGCGCGCCATCGAGACGCGGCGGTTCCTGCTGCGGGCCGGGAACGACGGGGTGAGCGCCGTCGTGGACCCCTGGGGCCGGGTCCAGTTCCGCGCCCCCCGGGGAGAGCGGGGCGCCTACCGGGTCGCCTTTGGCGTCTCCTCGGCCCGCACGCCCTCCGTCCGGTACGGCGACTGGGTGAGCTGGGGGAGCGGGGTGGCGCTGCTGGCGCTGCTCCCCCTGCTGGCCCGGAGACGTGGGGGGCGCCCGGGCGGGCCGGAGGCAGGGGCACCCTGA
- a CDS encoding peptidoglycan D,D-transpeptidase FtsI family protein, with translation MPHPLFRASDFHLRRRTASLAFAALLAFALLAVALAGVIMPARPAPVPVALPLRGDLRSADGRVLAGGDLPRRVYPLGTLAAPVVGFVGASGGLEGLERVQDARLRRGEDLTLTLDTRVQAAVEGALTDALERTEAEYASAVVMDTRSGNLHAVASVPGFDANAWRAVPPGRWRNRAALDEYEPGSVVKALTVAALLNEGRTTPDTSYDTPMWRRFAGATINDLVPHPAALRTREILRYSSNVGMTRLVEGVPPELLHRYFSAYGFGQPVPLGLPAGDGLLRDPADWSPLSQATMSFGQGLTVTTLQLAAAFNVLANDGRYVTPRLLLDAPTTSRPVLAPQTAARMRELLHRVIDDGIRTKAELPGYHVGGKTGTAQVVVDGRYSASVFSSTFAGFLPAARPRFTVAVMVRGAKREYQGSQLAAPIFREISSALLSLYAVRPETSPPAAGR, from the coding sequence GTGCCCCACCCCTTGTTTCGCGCAAGTGATTTCCACCTGAGGCGCCGCACGGCCAGCCTCGCCTTCGCCGCCCTGCTGGCCTTCGCCTTGCTCGCGGTGGCCCTGGCCGGGGTCATCATGCCCGCCCGTCCCGCGCCTGTCCCGGTGGCGCTGCCCCTCCGGGGGGACCTGCGCAGCGCCGACGGCCGGGTGCTGGCCGGGGGTGACCTGCCCCGGCGCGTCTACCCGCTGGGGACCCTCGCCGCGCCGGTGGTCGGCTTCGTCGGCGCCTCGGGCGGCCTCGAGGGGCTCGAGCGGGTGCAAGACGCCCGACTGCGGCGCGGCGAGGACCTGACCCTCACCCTGGACACCCGCGTGCAGGCGGCGGTCGAGGGCGCCCTCACCGACGCGCTGGAGCGCACCGAGGCCGAGTACGCCTCCGCCGTCGTCATGGACACCCGCTCGGGCAACCTGCATGCCGTGGCGTCGGTGCCCGGCTTCGACGCGAACGCCTGGCGCGCGGTGCCGCCGGGCCGCTGGCGCAACCGGGCCGCCCTCGACGAGTACGAGCCGGGCAGCGTCGTCAAGGCTCTCACCGTCGCCGCGCTCCTGAACGAGGGCCGCACCACGCCGGACACGAGCTACGACACCCCGATGTGGCGCCGCTTCGCCGGGGCGACGATCAACGACCTCGTGCCGCACCCCGCCGCCCTCAGGACCCGCGAGATTCTGCGCTACTCCAGCAACGTCGGCATGACCCGGCTGGTCGAGGGGGTGCCGCCCGAGCTGCTGCACCGTTACTTCAGCGCGTACGGCTTCGGCCAGCCGGTGCCCCTGGGGCTGCCCGCCGGAGACGGCCTGTTGCGGGACCCGGCCGACTGGAGCCCGCTGAGCCAGGCCACCATGTCCTTCGGCCAGGGCCTGACCGTCACCACCCTACAACTCGCCGCGGCCTTCAACGTGCTCGCGAACGACGGGCGGTACGTCACGCCGCGACTCCTGCTGGACGCCCCGACCACCTCCCGTCCGGTGCTGGCCCCGCAGACGGCCGCCCGCATGCGCGAACTGCTCCACCGGGTGATCGACGACGGCATCCGGACGAAGGCGGAGTTGCCCGGCTACCACGTGGGCGGCAAGACCGGCACGGCCCAGGTCGTGGTGGACGGCCGCTACAGCGCGTCCGTGTTCTCCTCCACCTTCGCGGGCTTCCTCCCGGCGGCGAGGCCGCGCTTCACGGTCGCGGTGATGGTGCGCGGCGCGAAGCGGGAGTACCAGGGGTCCCAGCTCGCCGCCCCCATCTTCCGTGAGATCAGCTCCGCCCTGCTGTCCCTCTACGCCGTGAGGCCGGAGACATCCCCCCCCGCCGCCGGGCGGTGA
- a CDS encoding LysM peptidoglycan-binding domain-containing M23 family metallopeptidase has translation MRALLTLLLSCTSLAAAVNVTVLPGDTVPRLAARYGITPLDLLLANPGLQPLDLRAGLSVALPPGAADTGPDLPVPAGEPAVSAPQGTTTWTVRRGDTLSAVARRHGLTLAGLLALNPQVDPGRPLIVGRVLVVPVVSTPADGVAPEAAPSLPSFLAASPATPPTSGVPGATSSALPAQVVPVVPPPPQEPISPGPTPAFPGPPTPVVPAPGTEAAPPQGLPVSGARLTSSFSPAHPGVDLAAPRGTAIHAVAAGVVVESRFDARSGWGWTVLLEHEGGLRTRYSHNSANVAQVGEQVQAGQLIARVGSTGRSTGPHVDYRVYVAGVAVDPLALPPGPSALR, from the coding sequence ATGCGCGCGCTCCTCACCCTGCTGCTCTCCTGCACCAGCCTGGCCGCCGCCGTCAACGTGACGGTCCTCCCGGGCGATACGGTTCCCCGGCTCGCGGCACGATACGGCATCACCCCGCTGGACCTGCTGCTCGCCAACCCGGGCCTTCAGCCGTTGGACCTGCGCGCGGGCCTCAGCGTGGCGTTGCCCCCGGGGGCGGCGGACACGGGGCCGGACCTGCCGGTCCCGGCCGGGGAACCCGCCGTTTCCGCCCCGCAGGGCACCACGACCTGGACCGTGCGGCGGGGAGACACCCTCTCGGCGGTCGCCCGCCGGCACGGGCTGACCCTGGCCGGCCTGCTGGCTCTCAACCCACAGGTGGACCCAGGGCGTCCGCTGATAGTGGGGCGCGTGCTGGTGGTGCCGGTGGTCTCAACCCCAGCTGATGGGGTGGCCCCAGAGGCAGCGCCCAGCTTGCCTTCGTTCCTGGCCGCCTCGCCCGCGACTCCGCCCACCAGCGGCGTGCCCGGGGCAACGTCGTCTGCCTTACCCGCGCAGGTCGTCCCGGTGGTTCCCCCGCCTCCCCAGGAGCCGATATCGCCAGGGCCCACGCCTGCCTTCCCCGGACCTCCCACCCCTGTCGTCCCGGCCCCCGGGACCGAGGCCGCACCTCCCCAGGGACTGCCGGTGAGCGGTGCCCGGCTGACGAGTTCCTTTTCCCCGGCGCACCCGGGGGTCGACCTGGCCGCGCCGCGGGGGACGGCGATCCACGCGGTCGCCGCGGGTGTGGTGGTGGAGTCGCGCTTCGACGCCCGCTCGGGGTGGGGCTGGACCGTGCTGCTCGAACACGAGGGGGGCTTGCGGACGCGCTACAGCCACAACAGCGCGAACGTGGCGCAGGTCGGGGAACAGGTCCAGGCCGGGCAACTCATCGCCCGGGTCGGCAGCACCGGCCGCAGTACCGGGCCGCACGTGGACTACCGGGTGTACGTCGCGGGCGTGGCCGTCGACCCGCTGGCCCTGCCGCCGGGCCCCTCGGCCCTACGCTGA